In one Thalassoroseus pseudoceratinae genomic region, the following are encoded:
- a CDS encoding MotA/TolQ/ExbB proton channel family protein, producing the protein MNSTDLFDESPSDPSDSFHLSMTDPPDDDSGNDSESGSSSGPPVRRGTSVNILRSGAGAILTSVLIFGLLKTLSSTSGLYLFFWRDPIVPFATMLLFFWALYILLFKLRHIRREESAFDFDLLPQDQYQLVGIRDVQATLREINRMPKEDQGLLLVTRIGRALKSLRASGNTAETAGLLEYQAEIDLAASESTYAAVKVFIWAIPVIGFIGTVLGISVAIGNFGALVQQAQEVEAIKEGLGPVTGGLAVAFETTLLALVLSIAIMFFSTWVRTKEDGLHTRVEDYCVEHLLNKLSIGDDKLVAELNEAFSEAQEDALKRMADVVESALREVQQQQAELMGQLQAGMSQNREQSEEVLQSMLHELTGQQGMKLTELAQRLERGLKKLADTLESTNDFQPMDSSADGIEELPSEIRAVATDTAATMGMPPQTATSADSNGDMAAMRTAMQEQVVELQETRRALASLSKSLENLATLAPFEEVMTRIQSALDALVPAIEELQKPRELRIIDSHKAVDS; encoded by the coding sequence ATGAACTCAACCGACTTATTCGACGAGAGTCCCAGTGATCCGTCGGACTCATTCCATTTATCAATGACTGATCCGCCAGACGACGACTCAGGCAACGACTCGGAATCGGGGAGTTCATCCGGTCCGCCAGTGCGACGGGGCACATCCGTCAACATCCTCCGCAGCGGCGCCGGCGCGATTTTAACTTCGGTGCTGATCTTCGGATTACTGAAAACACTCAGTTCCACGAGCGGACTGTATCTGTTCTTTTGGCGTGATCCGATTGTTCCGTTCGCGACCATGCTCCTCTTCTTTTGGGCGCTTTACATTCTGCTCTTCAAACTTCGCCATATCCGGCGGGAGGAATCCGCGTTCGACTTTGATCTGCTTCCGCAGGATCAGTATCAACTCGTTGGCATCCGCGATGTGCAAGCAACGCTCCGCGAAATCAATCGGATGCCCAAAGAAGATCAGGGTTTATTGCTCGTCACCCGAATCGGACGCGCACTCAAAAGCTTGCGGGCGTCCGGGAACACCGCGGAGACCGCGGGACTATTAGAGTACCAAGCTGAGATCGACCTAGCTGCCTCCGAGTCCACATACGCGGCTGTTAAAGTCTTTATTTGGGCGATTCCAGTGATTGGATTTATCGGGACGGTTCTTGGCATTAGCGTAGCAATCGGAAACTTTGGTGCGCTCGTGCAGCAGGCGCAAGAAGTTGAGGCCATCAAGGAAGGACTCGGACCTGTCACCGGCGGACTAGCAGTCGCGTTCGAGACGACACTCCTTGCATTGGTACTCAGCATCGCGATCATGTTCTTCTCGACTTGGGTCCGCACAAAAGAAGACGGCCTTCACACACGGGTCGAGGATTACTGTGTCGAGCACTTGCTCAATAAACTCTCAATAGGTGATGACAAGCTCGTCGCCGAACTCAACGAAGCATTCTCCGAAGCTCAAGAAGACGCGTTGAAACGGATGGCCGATGTGGTTGAGTCGGCACTGCGTGAAGTCCAGCAACAACAAGCGGAACTCATGGGGCAACTCCAAGCCGGAATGAGTCAAAACCGTGAGCAATCGGAAGAAGTTCTCCAAAGTATGTTGCACGAATTGACCGGGCAACAGGGAATGAAATTGACCGAGTTAGCTCAGCGTCTTGAACGAGGTTTGAAGAAACTTGCGGACACATTGGAGTCCACTAACGACTTTCAACCTATGGATTCGAGTGCCGACGGGATCGAGGAATTGCCCTCGGAAATTCGGGCGGTCGCCACCGACACTGCTGCCACAATGGGAATGCCACCACAGACCGCGACATCCGCTGATTCCAATGGTGACATGGCGGCGATGCGTACGGCAATGCAGGAACAGGTTGTCGAACTTCAAGAAACTCGTCGAGCACTCGCCTCGTTATCGAAGTCACTTGAAAACCTAGCCACACTCGCCCCGTTCGAAGAAGTGATGACCCGAATTCAGTCCGCTCTTGATGCCTTAGTACCAGCAATCGAAGAACTGCAAAAACCCCGCGAGTTGCGGATCATTGATTCTCACAAAGCGGTCGATTCTTAA
- a CDS encoding protein kinase domain-containing protein — MTTYNSPSNEELRAFLAGELSDSGIDRIATWLAEHPDHLERLDGEDLNSLGDDEWIHTIRQSVGPDGFSEEEAFRSTVEWLKSTEVAGSEISPQKTLPSIAGYRIIRRLGQGGMGVVYLAEHELLGRPVAIKVQRRPDPDHSTSTARFLREMRLQARLESPHVARCLDAGHFEDGLYFVIEYNDGEPLNTLVERLGPLGPSEAAELGRQAAFALEAIHRLGLLHRDVKPANMMLGRDGVLKLLDLGLACDNDDFVQDELTRTGEFLGTPAFVAPEQARSSDVDHHADLYSLGATLYFLLTARSPHDPGVLEAFLWSKDSEIEAATTKIRSLRNDVPSGLESVIERLLTPASARRFHSAADVATSLLPYCRSGSLNELVHRLWPAAPPLSESLPSRHTGPIQPLIYGLLGGTVMTAAAAYGLHMAMATDEADSALQQSQRVEDSPEPSQTASDAPIEYILDDSDTGFFIANEAWKVSKNKMGFKNGYRYMSGGALRARWQYSGLPPGDYAVFLTWPNVPENACHIAFFEVSDSSGLLLDRQVDQSLPPSGEKAMGVVWQKLGEVSVLDGTLFVDIDPARTRDGTARVDAVRVVRIKSRASQKTNRKDD; from the coding sequence ATGACAACTTACAATTCTCCCTCAAATGAGGAGCTTCGAGCGTTTCTCGCGGGAGAATTGTCAGACTCTGGCATCGACCGCATCGCGACTTGGCTTGCCGAACACCCGGATCATCTCGAACGGTTGGATGGAGAAGATCTCAACAGCTTGGGTGACGATGAGTGGATTCATACGATTCGTCAATCGGTTGGTCCGGATGGTTTCTCGGAAGAGGAAGCGTTTCGCAGCACGGTCGAGTGGCTCAAGTCGACGGAGGTTGCCGGAAGTGAGATTTCGCCCCAAAAGACTTTACCATCGATTGCGGGCTATCGAATAATTCGCCGGTTGGGCCAGGGGGGCATGGGCGTTGTCTATTTGGCTGAGCATGAATTGCTCGGCCGCCCGGTCGCGATCAAAGTGCAACGCCGGCCCGATCCAGACCACTCCACATCGACTGCACGATTCCTGCGTGAGATGCGATTGCAGGCTCGCTTGGAATCGCCGCACGTCGCCCGCTGTCTTGATGCCGGTCACTTTGAAGATGGCTTGTACTTCGTCATCGAGTACAACGACGGCGAACCGTTGAATACGCTGGTGGAACGGTTAGGACCGCTTGGTCCGAGTGAAGCGGCCGAGTTGGGACGCCAAGCGGCATTCGCACTCGAGGCGATTCATCGGCTGGGCTTGCTACACCGCGACGTGAAACCGGCCAACATGATGTTGGGACGTGACGGCGTGCTCAAACTTCTCGACTTGGGTTTGGCGTGCGACAACGACGATTTCGTGCAGGATGAACTCACACGGACCGGCGAATTCCTTGGAACTCCGGCTTTCGTTGCTCCCGAACAGGCGCGGTCATCCGATGTTGATCACCATGCTGATCTCTACTCGTTAGGTGCCACTCTCTACTTTTTGTTGACGGCTCGAAGTCCACACGATCCCGGAGTGTTGGAAGCCTTCCTTTGGTCGAAAGACTCGGAAATTGAAGCCGCAACAACGAAAATTCGCTCTCTGCGAAACGATGTACCCAGCGGTTTGGAGAGCGTCATTGAGCGACTCCTGACACCGGCATCAGCCCGCCGCTTTCATTCCGCTGCCGACGTGGCAACTTCGCTGCTCCCGTATTGTCGGTCGGGGTCTCTCAACGAGCTTGTTCACCGACTTTGGCCGGCGGCTCCGCCACTGTCTGAATCCCTTCCCTCCCGACACACTGGCCCCATACAACCGCTCATCTACGGTTTGTTGGGAGGCACGGTCATGACCGCGGCGGCCGCTTACGGTCTTCACATGGCGATGGCGACAGACGAAGCAGACTCCGCACTTCAGCAATCTCAACGCGTCGAGGACTCCCCCGAGCCTTCCCAAACAGCTAGCGACGCACCGATCGAGTACATCCTGGACGACAGTGATACCGGGTTCTTTATTGCCAATGAAGCTTGGAAGGTCTCCAAGAACAAAATGGGTTTCAAGAATGGATATCGCTACATGTCAGGCGGTGCATTGCGTGCCCGTTGGCAGTACTCCGGTTTGCCTCCCGGCGATTACGCCGTGTTTCTCACTTGGCCGAACGTACCGGAAAACGCATGCCACATCGCGTTTTTCGAGGTCAGCGACAGCTCTGGGTTATTGCTCGACCGCCAAGTTGATCAATCTCTGCCGCCGTCCGGTGAAAAGGCAATGGGTGTGGTCTGGCAAAAGTTGGGCGAGGTCAGTGTGCTCGACGGGACGTTGTTTGTCGATATCGACCCCGCGCGAACTCGAGACGGAACGGCCCGTGTCGATGCTGTTCGCGTGGTGCGTATCAAATCGCGAGCGAGCCAGAAAACAAATCGCAAAGACGATTGA
- a CDS encoding sulfatase-like hydrolase/transferase, producing the protein MIVILADDMALGDFSFRNGGISQTPNLDRMARESVWFKQAYSASCVCAPARAAMLTGRYPHRTGVVTLNMNRYPKLTRLKHEEITLAEMLKPQGYTTGLIGKWHCGTGEEFGPLHHGFDEFEGFSGSQDLSYFRYSLTVNRQIAEVTDTYLTDDLSQRAIEFVRRHRDEPFFLHLAHYAPHRPLEAPAERVAFYQQRGLDKSTATIYAMIEIMDRGIGQLLEELDRLKLSEQTIVIFASDNGPDPITGTRFNGVLRGTKYEIYEGGIHVPLIVQWKGHFRPRKIDNVVHFVDLVPTVLELCNIEAESPSNLDGDSFAPLLVGQHRESPVRYWQWNRGRPNYTHNAAVRDGDWKFVLPFVTRKTNPMDSDRPPALYHLANDPAETNDLAQKHPERIARMKELLKQWSRSVETDRLRE; encoded by the coding sequence GTGATTGTCATCCTAGCCGACGACATGGCGTTAGGAGATTTCTCGTTTCGCAATGGCGGCATCAGCCAAACACCAAACCTGGATCGAATGGCTCGGGAATCGGTTTGGTTCAAACAGGCCTACAGTGCTTCGTGCGTCTGTGCTCCGGCACGGGCGGCCATGTTGACCGGTCGCTATCCACACCGGACGGGCGTGGTGACGCTCAATATGAACCGCTATCCGAAACTTACGCGTTTGAAGCACGAGGAAATCACACTCGCCGAAATGCTGAAACCCCAGGGGTATACGACCGGCTTGATCGGCAAATGGCATTGCGGCACGGGGGAAGAATTCGGTCCGTTGCACCACGGCTTTGATGAGTTCGAGGGATTCAGCGGCTCCCAGGACCTTTCGTATTTTCGGTACTCGCTCACCGTGAATCGGCAGATCGCTGAAGTGACCGACACGTACTTGACGGACGATCTGTCACAACGGGCAATTGAGTTCGTACGGCGACATCGGGACGAACCGTTCTTTCTGCATCTGGCCCACTATGCTCCTCACCGGCCATTGGAAGCACCAGCGGAGCGTGTCGCGTTCTACCAGCAGCGGGGGCTCGATAAATCGACAGCAACAATCTACGCGATGATCGAAATTATGGATCGTGGCATCGGTCAATTACTCGAGGAATTGGACCGTTTGAAGCTGTCCGAGCAAACGATCGTCATCTTCGCCAGCGATAACGGTCCCGACCCGATCACTGGGACTCGGTTCAATGGAGTTCTTCGTGGTACCAAATACGAAATCTATGAAGGCGGCATCCACGTTCCTCTGATCGTCCAGTGGAAGGGGCATTTTCGTCCCCGGAAGATCGACAATGTGGTGCACTTCGTCGATCTTGTTCCCACAGTTCTGGAACTCTGTAACATCGAGGCTGAGTCTCCGTCGAATCTCGATGGCGACAGTTTCGCCCCGTTGCTCGTCGGACAACATCGGGAATCGCCGGTGCGGTATTGGCAGTGGAATCGTGGCCGACCGAATTACACGCACAACGCCGCGGTACGAGACGGCGATTGGAAATTTGTTCTTCCCTTCGTGACTCGCAAGACAAATCCCATGGACTCCGACCGGCCGCCCGCACTCTATCACTTGGCCAACGATCCTGCGGAGACAAACGATCTAGCCCAAAAGCATCCCGAACGAATTGCCAGGATGAAAGAACTTTTGAAGCAATGGAGCCGGTCCGTTGAAACGGATCGGCTCCGCGAGTGA
- a CDS encoding Hsp70 family protein: MGRKFDVVGIDLGTTYSSIAYIDDLGNAQVVVNPDDQRPIIPSAVFFDDGDAIVGETALENACAYPKQVAQFAKRSLGEPKPFQIGDQSYSPESISAMVLKKLVQCAEKQIGETRRAVITVPAFFNETRRAATQSCGELAGLTVEATLNEPSAALIAYGLHKSDEERTCVVYDLGGGTFDVTVMKVGRNSIRELATGGNRELGGIDWDEKLVEFVADDFLKNQGVDPRDDAISFQSLCTACRLAKIQLGKLRKTIVQCAHAGKHHRVEVTREKFEKLTRQLLTRTEMTVEACIREASLSWADIDDVMLVGGSTNMPMVQNMLRTISGKEPRCDVDPATAVARGAAVYAGVLETHGRIAGAENALGDESNTDANGLSDSEGSDPETIPIADGFDDDIEVIDLRLVNSHGIGVFANKGDRKINVVMIPRNTELPAKQEQQFRLRNDGGRELKVRVSEGDHEDRDGCDLLGVCKLSPLPPGLKKGTPVTLSLGFDRSGRVSVSAVCNGSTVHAEIVKPGAFTEKEFQEAKEQVDGLHYG; this comes from the coding sequence ATGGGACGCAAATTTGATGTCGTCGGAATCGACCTGGGAACGACGTACTCCTCGATCGCGTATATCGATGATTTGGGCAATGCCCAAGTGGTCGTCAATCCCGATGACCAACGTCCGATCATTCCCTCGGCGGTGTTTTTCGATGACGGTGACGCCATCGTTGGGGAAACGGCCCTTGAGAACGCCTGTGCTTATCCAAAGCAAGTCGCACAATTCGCGAAACGCAGTCTCGGTGAGCCGAAGCCGTTCCAGATCGGCGACCAGTCCTATTCCCCTGAGTCAATCTCTGCGATGGTGCTTAAGAAGCTCGTTCAATGTGCGGAAAAGCAGATTGGTGAAACCCGACGGGCTGTCATCACCGTTCCGGCGTTCTTCAACGAAACGCGGCGGGCGGCCACTCAAAGTTGCGGAGAACTCGCCGGGCTGACTGTCGAAGCAACCCTGAACGAGCCAAGTGCCGCTTTGATCGCCTACGGTCTTCACAAATCCGACGAAGAACGAACGTGTGTTGTCTACGATCTTGGTGGTGGCACGTTTGATGTGACAGTTATGAAGGTCGGTCGAAACAGTATTCGCGAATTGGCGACCGGCGGAAATCGGGAGTTGGGTGGGATCGATTGGGATGAGAAATTAGTCGAGTTCGTTGCCGACGATTTCCTCAAGAATCAAGGTGTCGATCCGCGTGACGATGCGATTTCCTTTCAGAGTCTGTGCACGGCCTGTCGACTCGCCAAAATCCAACTTGGGAAACTTCGCAAAACCATTGTGCAATGTGCCCACGCGGGAAAACATCATCGAGTGGAAGTGACACGGGAAAAGTTTGAGAAACTCACCCGGCAACTTTTGACACGGACGGAAATGACCGTGGAGGCCTGCATTCGCGAGGCTAGCCTGAGCTGGGCGGACATCGACGATGTCATGCTGGTTGGTGGTTCGACGAACATGCCAATGGTCCAGAACATGTTGCGGACGATCTCGGGGAAGGAACCGCGATGCGATGTCGATCCCGCGACGGCAGTCGCCCGCGGAGCCGCCGTCTATGCCGGAGTTCTCGAGACGCACGGACGAATTGCCGGCGCCGAAAATGCGTTGGGTGACGAGAGCAATACCGACGCAAACGGTCTGAGTGACTCGGAAGGCAGCGACCCGGAGACGATCCCAATCGCCGACGGGTTCGATGACGACATTGAAGTGATTGATCTCCGACTTGTGAACTCTCACGGCATTGGTGTGTTCGCCAATAAAGGCGATCGAAAAATCAACGTCGTGATGATTCCGCGAAACACGGAATTACCTGCGAAGCAAGAACAACAGTTTCGTCTGCGAAACGACGGAGGCCGCGAATTGAAAGTGCGGGTCTCCGAAGGGGACCACGAAGACCGTGACGGCTGCGATTTGCTCGGCGTCTGCAAACTGAGTCCCCTACCGCCAGGATTGAAAAAAGGAACGCCGGTCACACTCAGTTTGGGATTTGACCGGTCAGGTCGTGTCTCGGTATCTGCGGTCTGCAACGGTTCGACGGTGCACGCCGAAATCGTCAAACCCGGCGCGTTCACAGAAAAGGAGTTCCAAGAAGCGAAAGAACAAGTCGATGGCCTTCACTACGGCTAG
- a CDS encoding phosphoenolpyruvate carboxylase, producing the protein MTTPRSEKTLTYLVELLDLVVREQVGESLADVMQRIRRLAIERRAGLPDAEKRLVQTLKDLEPGELRAVIRWLSMFFDLANAAEDQLRIDVLGERDRESSARGVARKESIAGALAELHDHGLSAAEVQRWLDRLEIQPVFTAHPSEAKRRTTRQLLRSIREMLPAIETGHTADVEAELLAVMTVLWQSDLVRPERPPVMSEVSRGLYFASTLWVVIPRVFRELREALRNTYPNHHFNIPKILSFGTWIGGDRDGHPFVTADITRQAFARLRRAALERHREMCRELKGQIVISDQQVAPADLLREKIGQCCQEIPGLEEAISSISRSETYKRFLGVIEFRIDRSLEAIDRGEIVAGSYSTVDEFRDDLQQLFSSVTQDRGERIANQFILPWIDLTQTFGFHFAALDVRQNSVVHQQCVDDVLSLQTASNQESLSDDAFPHEPPDHVDIEQLSEESQEVFRTFMLLANTTDAWGREAVGVYIISMTHSAKDVLNVLWLWRTAWKQVHGDESRLAALPIVPLFETIEDLQNSAAILQELLDNDQYREYLNSTNQRDQIVMVGYSDSTKDGGYLTACWELYQAQEQLAETAQRQHIGLTIFHGRGGALGRGGGPAARAIRSLPQESVGGRIRVTEQGEVLSERYDNAVIAHRHIEQLLNATLLVSAGAKQETSPEWAEIMEELSHASLSKYRSLIEDTGFLEYFDRATPISEIETLPIGSRPSRRGKRRTLTDLRAIPWTFAWTQSRHLLPAWFGLGTAIRSYVDRNDSSWSTLCRMYEQWPMFRALIDNAELALAKTDMQIAQEYASLAPETSGPKLWEIISTEFSLARGAVLMIKENNELLDDVEWLKSAVRSRNPYVDPLNLAQIILLSRIRHQPDDDDLTQLVRLAIQGIAGGLRTTG; encoded by the coding sequence ATGACCACACCACGGAGTGAGAAAACGCTGACGTATCTTGTGGAGTTGTTGGACCTTGTCGTTCGAGAACAGGTGGGAGAATCGCTGGCCGACGTCATGCAGCGGATTCGACGCTTGGCAATTGAACGCCGTGCCGGATTGCCGGATGCGGAAAAGCGTCTCGTTCAAACTTTGAAAGACCTGGAACCAGGTGAACTGCGTGCAGTCATTCGTTGGCTGAGTATGTTTTTCGATTTGGCAAATGCGGCGGAAGACCAACTCCGGATCGACGTGCTCGGTGAGCGGGACCGAGAATCCAGTGCCCGCGGGGTTGCTCGAAAAGAATCCATCGCAGGGGCACTCGCCGAACTTCACGATCACGGTCTATCGGCTGCGGAAGTGCAACGTTGGCTCGATCGCCTCGAAATCCAACCGGTCTTCACCGCCCACCCGTCTGAAGCGAAACGCAGGACGACACGGCAGTTATTGCGTTCAATTCGCGAAATGCTTCCGGCCATTGAAACCGGTCACACTGCCGACGTTGAAGCAGAACTGTTGGCCGTCATGACCGTGCTTTGGCAAAGCGACTTGGTTCGGCCAGAACGACCGCCCGTGATGAGCGAAGTCAGTCGTGGTCTGTACTTTGCGTCCACGTTGTGGGTCGTCATCCCTCGCGTGTTCCGAGAACTGCGAGAGGCACTCCGTAACACTTATCCGAACCACCATTTTAACATCCCCAAAATTCTCTCGTTCGGCACTTGGATCGGTGGAGACCGGGATGGGCACCCGTTCGTCACAGCAGACATCACGCGGCAGGCATTTGCCCGATTGCGACGTGCGGCTCTCGAGAGACATCGTGAGATGTGCCGAGAGTTGAAAGGTCAGATCGTCATTTCCGATCAGCAAGTGGCCCCGGCAGATCTTCTTCGTGAGAAAATCGGTCAATGTTGCCAAGAGATTCCTGGGCTTGAAGAGGCCATCTCGTCGATTTCCCGCTCGGAAACTTACAAACGCTTTCTCGGTGTCATCGAATTTCGCATTGATCGAAGCCTTGAAGCGATTGATCGGGGCGAAATCGTTGCCGGGAGTTATTCGACGGTCGACGAGTTTCGCGACGACCTTCAGCAACTCTTTTCCAGTGTGACTCAGGATCGCGGCGAACGGATTGCGAATCAGTTCATACTCCCTTGGATCGATTTGACTCAGACATTCGGATTTCATTTTGCCGCGTTGGACGTGCGGCAGAATTCGGTAGTCCATCAGCAATGTGTCGACGACGTACTGTCATTACAGACGGCTTCAAACCAGGAATCTCTCTCCGATGATGCATTCCCACATGAACCACCAGACCATGTTGATATCGAGCAACTTAGTGAGGAGTCTCAAGAAGTCTTCAGAACGTTCATGTTGCTCGCGAATACCACGGATGCTTGGGGACGTGAGGCCGTCGGCGTTTACATCATCAGTATGACGCATTCGGCGAAAGACGTTCTGAATGTGCTATGGCTCTGGCGGACGGCTTGGAAGCAAGTCCACGGAGATGAAAGTCGCCTAGCAGCACTTCCGATTGTCCCATTGTTTGAAACGATTGAGGACCTGCAGAATTCGGCTGCGATTCTACAGGAATTACTCGACAACGACCAGTATCGCGAATATCTCAACTCCACCAATCAACGCGATCAGATTGTCATGGTGGGCTATTCCGATAGCACGAAAGATGGCGGGTACCTCACGGCGTGTTGGGAACTCTATCAAGCGCAAGAACAGCTCGCGGAGACGGCTCAGCGTCAGCATATTGGCTTGACGATCTTCCATGGCCGTGGGGGAGCCTTGGGGCGTGGTGGCGGACCGGCGGCACGGGCAATTCGTTCGCTTCCCCAGGAATCCGTTGGCGGACGTATTCGCGTGACGGAACAAGGCGAAGTGCTTTCCGAGCGTTATGACAACGCAGTGATTGCTCATCGTCACATTGAGCAACTCCTCAATGCGACCCTTCTTGTGAGCGCGGGAGCCAAACAGGAGACCAGTCCGGAATGGGCGGAGATTATGGAAGAACTCTCCCACGCATCGCTGAGCAAGTATCGGTCACTGATCGAAGACACCGGTTTCCTGGAATACTTTGACCGGGCAACACCGATTAGTGAAATCGAGACCTTGCCAATCGGTTCCCGCCCCTCTCGACGGGGAAAGCGTCGAACATTGACGGATCTTCGTGCAATCCCTTGGACGTTTGCGTGGACACAGTCCCGTCACTTGCTCCCTGCTTGGTTCGGATTGGGCACTGCGATTCGGAGCTATGTCGACCGTAATGATTCATCGTGGTCGACTTTGTGTCGCATGTATGAGCAGTGGCCAATGTTCCGGGCTCTCATCGACAATGCAGAACTGGCACTCGCGAAGACCGACATGCAGATTGCTCAGGAGTATGCATCACTAGCACCGGAGACGAGCGGACCAAAACTCTGGGAGATCATCTCGACCGAATTCAGTTTGGCTCGAGGGGCGGTGTTGATGATCAAAGAGAACAACGAACTCTTAGACGATGTGGAATGGCTCAAAAGCGCGGTTCGCAGCCGAAATCCTTACGTGGATCCACTGAACCTCGCTCAAATCATTCTACTAAGTCGCATACGCCATCAGCCGGACGATGACGACTTGACTCAACTCGTCAGACTAGCAATCCAGGGCATCGCGGGTGGATTAAGAACGACCGGATAA
- a CDS encoding RNA polymerase sigma factor, translated as MMSLSNRDTTSITLLARLASGSDEAWASLVDFYSPLIYRWARRQGFRPEDAAELLQETFSLVSHRIDRFRRRRRGAFRKWIWTIVRFKAMALQRGTQRWPMLDVDLDGYLTSLADLPEQSSHEEDDDPQEEPFGGDLLPTNVLAALEKVQDRVQAHTWRAFWLTTIQDRSPAEVAETLSISVASVHQSRSRCLKRLREMLAESGRSP; from the coding sequence ATGATGTCGCTTTCCAACCGGGATACTACGTCCATAACATTGTTGGCACGATTGGCCAGCGGCAGCGACGAAGCTTGGGCTTCGTTGGTTGATTTCTATTCGCCCCTCATCTATCGCTGGGCTCGTCGTCAGGGCTTTCGACCCGAAGACGCGGCCGAACTTCTGCAAGAGACATTCTCCCTCGTTTCGCACCGAATCGATCGTTTCCGCCGTCGGCGACGGGGGGCTTTTCGCAAGTGGATTTGGACGATTGTCCGCTTCAAAGCCATGGCCTTGCAACGCGGAACGCAGCGTTGGCCGATGCTCGACGTCGATTTGGACGGCTATCTCACGTCGTTAGCCGATCTTCCTGAGCAGTCCTCACACGAGGAAGACGATGATCCGCAGGAGGAGCCATTTGGCGGCGATCTTCTCCCGACGAACGTTCTGGCGGCGTTGGAGAAAGTCCAAGACCGGGTGCAAGCACATACCTGGCGGGCTTTTTGGCTGACAACAATCCAAGACCGTTCCCCCGCAGAAGTTGCCGAAACCCTGTCGATCTCCGTGGCTTCGGTGCACCAATCACGGTCACGGTGTTTGAAACGATTGCGAGAAATGCTTGCGGAAAGTGGTCGAAGCCCGTAG